In Nitrospiria bacterium, a single genomic region encodes these proteins:
- a CDS encoding alpha/beta hydrolase has translation MNSSHDRYLDTLDGVRIHYELVEPAEDRRPVFLFIHGLGSNRTRWKRLSEEPFFKWFRLIIPDMRGHGRSITRRGIHADGFASDLELILKKEAVERPVVVGHCLGANIAVRFWERNPQNVRALVLIEPFVTEDLQPAWTVLHAVLNPIVGLIEWIVKGLNHLGLRRAGFRLIDYSIYDDWVRPRLTNLFNIIRWMGPGLDLQCMPVASYIASYRVLFRYRPPWRTIHVPVLALIAREGGVMSLEAGENPFNRSGVRTVGIQASHFVLTDNREEVVRQIQAFVEDLNKR, from the coding sequence GTGAACTCAAGCCATGACAGATATCTCGATACGCTGGACGGGGTCCGGATTCACTATGAGCTGGTTGAGCCGGCTGAAGATCGCAGACCGGTGTTTCTCTTCATCCATGGTTTGGGAAGCAACCGGACGCGGTGGAAACGTCTGTCGGAGGAGCCGTTTTTCAAATGGTTTCGCTTGATCATTCCGGATATGCGGGGGCATGGCCGCTCGATCACGAGGCGAGGGATCCATGCGGATGGGTTTGCGTCGGATCTGGAGTTGATTTTAAAAAAAGAAGCTGTTGAACGTCCGGTAGTGGTGGGACACTGCCTGGGTGCGAACATCGCGGTGAGGTTTTGGGAACGGAATCCCCAAAACGTTCGGGCGCTGGTTCTCATCGAACCCTTTGTCACGGAAGATCTTCAGCCGGCCTGGACGGTTCTGCATGCGGTTTTAAACCCGATCGTTGGGTTGATCGAGTGGATCGTGAAGGGTCTCAATCACCTTGGACTGCGGCGGGCCGGGTTCCGGCTGATCGATTATTCGATCTATGACGACTGGGTGCGACCACGGCTGACGAATCTTTTTAACATCATCCGCTGGATGGGGCCGGGGCTGGACCTTCAATGCATGCCGGTTGCCAGTTATATCGCCTCGTATCGTGTTTTGTTCCGTTATCGGCCGCCGTGGAGAACAATCCATGTCCCGGTGCTGGCCTTGATCGCGCGGGAGGGAGGGGTGATGTCGCTGGAGGCCGGCGAGAACCCCTTCAACCGGTCCGGAGTCCGAACGGTCGGGATTCAGGCAAGTCATTTTGTATTGACCGATAATCGTGAAGAGGTGGTTCGACAAATTCAGGCCTTTGTCGAAGATCTCAACAAGAGATGA
- the argB gene encoding acetylglutamate kinase, whose amino-acid sequence MEKLIEKAKVLIEALPYIRAFSGKTVVIKYGGKAMAEEALKNAFAQDVVLMKYIGLNPVVVHGGGPQINLMMKRLGLEPKFVKGVRVTDAQTMEIVEMVLGGMINKEIVALINRHGGRAVGLTGKDGGLIRAKKVIGTDGFTGGDEPIDMGLVGEVEEVDPQVLRNLDQDRFIPVIAPIGADPEGRTYNINADWVAGAVASSLRAEKLLLLTDVKGILDGQGKLLPTLSKKDAARLIKQDIIKEGMLPKVKAALLAVEGGVTKAHIIDGRVAHALLLEIFTDKGIGTEITS is encoded by the coding sequence GTGGAAAAGCTGATTGAGAAAGCGAAGGTTCTTATCGAGGCGCTGCCGTATATCCGGGCCTTCTCCGGAAAAACGGTTGTGATCAAGTACGGCGGCAAGGCGATGGCCGAGGAAGCGCTCAAAAATGCCTTCGCCCAAGATGTGGTGCTGATGAAATACATCGGCCTCAACCCGGTCGTGGTTCACGGCGGGGGTCCGCAGATCAATCTCATGATGAAACGCCTGGGACTGGAACCGAAATTCGTCAAAGGGGTCCGCGTGACGGACGCCCAAACGATGGAAATCGTCGAGATGGTTTTGGGAGGGATGATCAACAAAGAGATCGTTGCCTTGATCAACCGGCATGGCGGACGGGCCGTCGGATTGACCGGCAAGGACGGCGGACTGATTCGGGCGAAGAAAGTGATAGGGACCGACGGCTTTACCGGTGGGGACGAGCCGATCGATATGGGACTGGTCGGAGAAGTGGAAGAGGTGGATCCTCAAGTCTTACGGAATCTCGACCAGGACCGATTCATCCCGGTCATTGCGCCGATCGGTGCGGATCCGGAAGGGCGAACCTACAACATCAACGCCGATTGGGTCGCAGGGGCCGTGGCGTCTTCTTTGAGAGCCGAAAAACTCCTGCTTCTGACCGATGTAAAAGGCATTCTGGATGGGCAGGGAAAACTCCTTCCGACGCTTTCGAAGAAGGACGCGGCCCGGCTGATCAAACAGGACATCATCAAAGAGGGCATGCTTCCAAAAGTGAAGGCGGCCCTCTTGGCCGTCGAAGGAGGCGTGACCAAGGCCCATATTATCGACGGCCGTGTGGCGCATGCCTTGCTCCTGGAAATCTTCACGGACAAGGGAATCGGCACCGAGATCACGTCGTAG
- the trmFO gene encoding methylenetetrahydrofolate--tRNA-(uracil(54)-C(5))-methyltransferase (FADH(2)-oxidizing) TrmFO — protein sequence MAQQGLMIIGGGLAGSEAAWQAAQRGVKVQLYEMRPHVHTPAHKTDGLAELVCSNSLGSNDPLNASGILKEEMRLLDSLVIRTADGATVPAGSALAVEREEFSRRITKEIENHPNIQLVREEITDVPSDRVALISTGPLTSDKLAESLRYLTRADHLYFYDSIAPIIDGESIETDKVFRASRYDKGGADYINCPMTREEYDRFYQAVLAAEKVLSKPFEKIPYFEGCVPIEVMAERGRETLVFGPMKPVGLIDPRTGKRPYAVVQLRQEDVFGSCYNMVGFQTKLTWPEQRRVFRLIPGLAQAEFLRYGSLHRNTFINAPFVLKETLQVRRKSSLLLAGQLVGVEGYVESAAMGLIAGINGARLMKGLDPVSPPQTTAHGSLLAYLTRSSPRHFQPMNINFGLFPHITETIRDKQLRRKAVGQRAVEDLKQWCRQNDPL from the coding sequence ATGGCCCAGCAGGGATTGATGATCATTGGCGGCGGCTTGGCCGGTTCGGAGGCAGCCTGGCAGGCGGCCCAGCGCGGCGTCAAGGTGCAGCTTTACGAGATGCGGCCTCACGTTCACACGCCCGCACATAAAACAGACGGTCTGGCCGAACTGGTTTGCAGCAATTCGCTGGGATCCAATGATCCATTAAACGCTTCCGGAATATTGAAGGAAGAGATGCGGTTGTTGGACTCGCTCGTCATCCGCACGGCGGATGGGGCGACCGTCCCGGCCGGCTCGGCTTTGGCGGTGGAACGCGAGGAATTCTCACGGCGGATCACCAAAGAAATCGAAAATCATCCGAACATCCAACTCGTCCGGGAAGAAATCACCGACGTTCCATCGGACCGGGTGGCCCTGATCAGCACCGGGCCGTTGACCTCCGATAAACTCGCCGAATCACTCCGGTATCTCACCCGCGCCGATCACCTCTATTTCTACGATTCGATCGCCCCGATCATCGATGGAGAGAGCATCGAGACGGACAAGGTGTTTCGAGCTTCGCGATACGACAAAGGGGGAGCCGATTATATTAACTGCCCCATGACCCGGGAGGAATATGACCGGTTCTATCAGGCGGTTCTTGCCGCCGAGAAGGTGCTCTCCAAACCCTTCGAGAAGATCCCTTATTTTGAAGGATGTGTTCCAATCGAGGTGATGGCCGAGCGCGGTCGTGAAACGTTGGTATTCGGGCCGATGAAGCCGGTGGGTCTAATCGATCCGCGCACGGGGAAAAGGCCGTATGCGGTGGTGCAGCTTCGGCAAGAGGACGTATTCGGTTCCTGTTACAACATGGTGGGTTTTCAGACCAAGCTCACTTGGCCCGAACAGCGCCGGGTATTTCGACTCATCCCAGGGCTGGCCCAGGCCGAATTTCTTCGCTATGGAAGCCTTCATCGGAACACTTTTATCAACGCACCCTTTGTGTTGAAGGAGACGTTGCAGGTCCGAAGAAAATCATCCCTCTTGCTGGCGGGGCAGCTGGTGGGGGTTGAGGGATATGTCGAGTCGGCCGCGATGGGCTTGATCGCGGGGATCAACGGGGCGCGATTAATGAAGGGGCTGGATCCGGTTTCCCCGCCTCAGACCACCGCCCACGGGAGTTTGCTGGCGTATCTCACACGGAGCAGTCCGCGGCATTTCCAGCCGATGAACATCAACTTCGGGCTTTTCCCGCATATCACTGAAACCATCCGGGACAAGCAGTTGAGGCGGAAAGCGGTCGGGCAGCGGGCGGTTGAGGATTTGAAGCAATGGTGTCGGCAAAACGATCCTTTATAG
- the hslU gene encoding ATP-dependent protease ATPase subunit HslU → MNALTPREIVKELDRYIIGQGQAKRMVAIALRNRWRRQQLSPELREEVLPKNIIMIGPTGVGKTEVSRRLAKLVNAPFIKVEASKFTEVGYVGRDVESMIRDLTELGVNMVKMQHAEKVQDRAARQAEERLLDILLPPPAPKPPPGIFDEGRLETARTELPESYEQTREKLRQQLHEGKLDHRPVEVDVKEKALPVGVISNIGMEDLEINLREMFGGLFPGKKKKRRMRVPEALKLLTQEEAQKLIDMEEVLREAIQKVEQSGIVFIDELDKIAGREKGIGPDISREGVQRDLLPIVEGSTVNTKHGMVRTDHILFIAAGAFHVAKPSDLIPELQGRFPIRVELEPLTKDDFIRILTEPRNALIKQYIALMETEGMALEFKPDAIEEIASIAVLVNERTENIGARRLFTIMEKLLDDVAFDAPDRAEKKMAIDAIHVRDRLNNIIKSEDLSRYIL, encoded by the coding sequence ATGAACGCCCTGACGCCCCGCGAGATCGTGAAGGAGTTGGACCGGTACATCATCGGTCAGGGCCAAGCCAAACGAATGGTGGCGATCGCCCTCCGAAATCGATGGCGGCGGCAGCAACTTTCTCCGGAACTGCGAGAGGAGGTGCTGCCCAAAAACATCATCATGATCGGGCCGACGGGCGTCGGAAAGACCGAAGTCTCCCGCCGGCTGGCCAAACTCGTCAATGCGCCGTTCATCAAGGTGGAGGCTTCCAAGTTCACCGAAGTGGGCTATGTAGGCCGGGACGTCGAATCGATGATCCGAGACCTGACCGAACTTGGGGTCAATATGGTCAAGATGCAGCATGCAGAAAAGGTCCAGGATCGTGCGGCCAGACAGGCCGAGGAGAGACTGTTGGACATTCTCCTGCCTCCGCCCGCGCCCAAGCCCCCGCCGGGAATTTTCGACGAAGGGCGCCTTGAAACGGCCCGAACGGAACTGCCGGAATCCTACGAGCAGACCCGCGAGAAGCTGCGCCAACAGCTCCATGAAGGTAAATTGGACCACCGCCCGGTTGAAGTCGACGTCAAGGAAAAGGCGCTGCCGGTCGGGGTGATTTCCAATATCGGCATGGAGGATCTGGAGATCAATCTCCGCGAGATGTTCGGAGGGTTGTTTCCGGGGAAAAAGAAGAAAAGGCGCATGAGGGTGCCGGAAGCGCTCAAACTGTTGACCCAGGAGGAGGCCCAGAAGCTGATCGATATGGAAGAGGTTCTGCGCGAAGCGATTCAAAAGGTGGAGCAGTCCGGCATCGTGTTCATCGATGAACTGGACAAGATTGCCGGTCGTGAAAAAGGAATCGGTCCGGATATATCCCGCGAGGGCGTTCAGCGGGATCTTCTCCCGATCGTGGAAGGCTCCACCGTCAATACCAAGCATGGCATGGTTCGAACCGACCATATTCTATTCATTGCAGCCGGCGCGTTTCATGTTGCCAAGCCTTCGGATCTCATTCCCGAACTCCAGGGGCGCTTTCCCATCCGCGTCGAGTTGGAGCCCTTAACCAAAGACGATTTTATCCGCATCTTGACCGAACCGAGGAACGCGCTGATCAAGCAGTACATTGCCTTGATGGAAACAGAAGGCATGGCATTGGAGTTCAAACCGGACGCGATCGAAGAAATCGCGTCCATTGCGGTGTTGGTGAACGAGCGGACGGAGAATATCGGCGCGCGGCGCCTCTTCACGATCATGGAGAAGTTGCTGGATGACGTGGCCTTCGACGCGCCGGACCGGGCCGAAAAGAAGATGGCCATCGATGCGATCCACGTCCGCGACCGATTGAACAACATCATTAAGAGCGAGGATCTGAGCCGGTATATTTTGTGA
- a CDS encoding DUF5683 domain-containing protein, giving the protein MRSPPTAAFLSAIFPGLGQFYNRQWFKGVGFFIGSGVLFERIGDGLSVDTLMAGDLSGVRKDLGFLLVLLGLLVWSMVDAYRSANKSPKTP; this is encoded by the coding sequence ATGAGAAGTCCCCCGACGGCCGCCTTTCTCTCGGCGATCTTCCCGGGGCTTGGGCAGTTTTACAACCGACAATGGTTCAAGGGGGTCGGTTTTTTTATCGGCTCCGGTGTGCTGTTTGAGAGGATTGGTGACGGGCTTTCAGTTGACACTCTGATGGCAGGAGATCTTTCGGGAGTTAGAAAAGACCTCGGTTTTTTATTGGTCCTGTTGGGTCTTCTGGTTTGGAGCATGGTGGATGCCTATCGCTCGGCCAACAAGTCTCCGAAGACCCCGTGA
- the hslV gene encoding ATP-dependent protease subunit HslV yields MLPRIRSTTILCLRHKGRVAIAADGQVTVGTTVMKHNARKIRKMYNDQILSGFAGATADALTLFEKFESKLAEYRGNLTRSAVELAKDWRTDRVLRRLEALMIVADADHSLLISGTGDVIEPEDGILAIGSGGPYALAATRAMIDRPELTAKEIVERAMKIAGGIDIYTNQEIVVEELKD; encoded by the coding sequence ATGCTTCCCCGGATTCGAAGTACGACGATACTTTGCCTTCGTCACAAAGGCCGGGTGGCCATCGCCGCCGACGGCCAAGTGACGGTGGGCACCACCGTCATGAAGCACAACGCCCGGAAGATCCGGAAGATGTATAACGACCAGATCCTTTCCGGATTCGCCGGGGCGACGGCCGATGCCCTGACGCTGTTCGAAAAATTCGAGTCCAAGCTGGCCGAGTACCGGGGCAATCTCACACGTTCGGCGGTGGAGCTGGCCAAGGACTGGCGAACGGACCGGGTCTTGAGACGACTGGAGGCCCTCATGATCGTGGCCGACGCCGACCATTCTTTGTTGATATCGGGAACGGGCGACGTGATCGAACCGGAAGACGGAATCTTGGCCATCGGATCCGGAGGACCGTATGCCCTGGCGGCGACACGGGCCATGATCGACCGGCCGGAGTTGACGGCCAAGGAGATCGTCGAGCGCGCAATGAAAATCGCCGGCGGGATTGACATCTACACCAATCAGGAAATCGTTGTGGAGGAGTTGAAGGATTGA
- a CDS encoding HEAT repeat domain-containing protein encodes MMQTRFKSHGLLHSFLPHAKIGLKATAILRLLVTGVLFFSVTAVALADRVDDLLKMLQSKTPMDRREAAHELGRAKDSRAVSPLIAALKDEEPMVRLDVSGALIEIGEPVVDPLIQAMKLDNDSIFLWNAIRVLEEVGDPKAIEPLKEIEQKHPDPSIQQISKYALEKLQRTQKP; translated from the coding sequence ATGATGCAGACACGGTTTAAATCGCACGGCTTGTTACATTCTTTCCTTCCGCACGCAAAGATCGGTTTGAAGGCGACTGCGATTCTTCGATTGTTGGTGACGGGTGTTCTTTTTTTCAGTGTTACCGCAGTTGCCCTGGCGGATCGGGTGGACGATTTGTTGAAGATGTTGCAATCCAAAACCCCGATGGACCGTCGGGAAGCCGCGCATGAGCTGGGGAGGGCCAAGGATTCTCGGGCTGTGTCGCCGCTGATCGCGGCGCTCAAAGATGAGGAGCCCATGGTCAGACTGGATGTCTCCGGCGCTTTGATCGAAATCGGAGAGCCGGTGGTCGATCCGCTCATCCAAGCCATGAAGCTCGACAACGATTCCATTTTTTTATGGAATGCGATCCGGGTCTTAGAGGAGGTTGGGGATCCCAAGGCGATCGAACCGCTAAAAGAGATTGAGCAGAAGCATCCGGATCCGTCAATCCAACAGATCTCGAAGTATGCTTTGGAAAAGCTTCAGCGAACCCAAAAACCTTGA
- the pyrF gene encoding orotidine-5'-phosphate decarboxylase, giving the protein MNAFLQSDPSLTAKDRLIFALDYGSLEEAKKAVVTLKGHVGLFKVGLELFVSSGPGIFKVIEESGDCGVFLDLKFHDIPETVQAAVKAAAVLRPRFVTVHASEGKRLLKAVVDEIHNDTKVLAVTVLTSFSQEDMREAGMEKEIDVRELVLRRTQWAREAGCAGVVCSGSEVQEIKKRVGKEMITVVPGVRPAWAMVSNDDQVRVTTPRQAILNGADYVVVGRPIRRAKDPVQAANKIAEEIKTALLDLTIHS; this is encoded by the coding sequence GTGAACGCGTTCCTGCAAAGCGATCCTTCCCTAACCGCGAAAGACCGGCTGATTTTTGCTCTCGACTATGGGAGCCTTGAAGAAGCCAAAAAGGCCGTGGTTACGTTAAAGGGGCATGTCGGGTTGTTTAAGGTAGGTCTGGAGCTTTTCGTAAGTTCTGGACCTGGGATATTCAAAGTTATTGAAGAGAGCGGTGATTGTGGCGTCTTCCTTGATCTGAAGTTTCACGATATTCCAGAAACGGTTCAGGCCGCCGTGAAGGCCGCCGCGGTTCTTCGTCCGCGATTTGTCACGGTTCATGCCTCGGAGGGAAAGCGGTTGCTCAAAGCGGTTGTCGATGAAATCCACAACGATACAAAAGTACTGGCTGTGACGGTCTTGACCAGTTTTAGTCAAGAAGATATGCGGGAAGCCGGGATGGAGAAGGAGATCGATGTCCGCGAACTGGTCCTGCGAAGGACCCAATGGGCGCGCGAGGCGGGCTGCGCGGGTGTGGTCTGTTCCGGATCGGAAGTGCAAGAGATAAAAAAGCGGGTCGGTAAGGAGATGATCACCGTGGTACCCGGTGTTCGTCCGGCATGGGCCATGGTTTCCAATGACGATCAAGTTCGGGTTACGACACCGCGACAAGCCATACTGAATGGCGCAGACTATGTTGTGGTCGGTCGTCCGATCCGAAGGGCAAAAGACCCCGTACAAGCAGCCAATAAAATTGCTGAAGAAATCAAGACTGCCCTTCTCGATCTTACGATCCATTCCTAG
- a CDS encoding M28 family peptidase: protein MTQHLQRIVGVRHHQSAPEALEAAGDYIAERFQDAGLTIHPHVFEAFGHRNRNIIASTGGPSGNFADRPLLILAAHYDTVSQSPGADDNASGVVVMLEAARWLSGLDGRSWLAFIGFAQEEQHCLGSTLYAIKARRSGLNIQGMFSLECVGYASHKPGSQQRLRELPIAIPDVGNFLGVVSNSEAAALKQRFEKVIHRYVPDLPVVGLVVPDAGQGFPDTRRSDHAPFWDAGYPAMMLTDTANFRNPWYHQAGDRLETLNLLYMVKVTKAVVAFLAELALMEE from the coding sequence TTGACGCAACATCTCCAACGAATCGTTGGAGTCCGGCATCATCAATCGGCGCCTGAGGCATTGGAGGCGGCCGGCGATTATATCGCGGAACGATTTCAAGACGCCGGGCTTACGATTCATCCCCACGTGTTCGAAGCCTTCGGCCATCGGAACCGGAATATCATCGCCTCGACAGGCGGCCCAAGCGGGAATTTCGCCGACCGCCCCCTCTTGATTCTGGCGGCCCACTATGATACCGTCAGTCAAAGTCCCGGGGCGGATGATAATGCCAGCGGCGTGGTCGTGATGCTTGAAGCGGCCCGGTGGTTGTCCGGTTTGGATGGACGGAGTTGGTTGGCCTTTATCGGATTCGCCCAAGAAGAGCAGCACTGTCTGGGAAGCACGCTTTACGCCATCAAAGCCCGACGGTCCGGTCTCAACATTCAGGGAATGTTCTCCTTGGAATGCGTCGGCTACGCCAGCCATAAACCCGGTTCTCAGCAACGCCTGAGAGAGCTTCCTATTGCGATTCCGGATGTGGGAAATTTTTTGGGCGTTGTGAGCAATTCGGAAGCCGCGGCGTTGAAGCAGCGGTTTGAAAAAGTGATCCATCGCTATGTTCCGGATCTGCCCGTGGTGGGTCTTGTGGTTCCGGATGCCGGGCAAGGGTTTCCGGACACCCGCCGAAGTGATCACGCCCCTTTCTGGGATGCCGGTTATCCGGCCATGATGCTCACGGACACGGCGAACTTTCGAAATCCCTGGTACCATCAGGCCGGTGATCGGTTGGAAACCCTGAATCTTCTCTATATGGTCAAGGTGACGAAAGCCGTCGTCGCTTTTCTGGCTGAATTGGCTTTAATGGAGGAATAA
- the xerC gene encoding tyrosine recombinase XerC, whose protein sequence is MVSAKRSFIEYLQVERGSSAHTVRNYWSDLEQFERFLVPSAESARGLPGEQLQELTEEPTWSEVEPLKIRAYLVHLRQTGIQKSSIARKLAVIRTFFKYLQREGRLKNNPARLVATPKLEHRLPAFLTVDDAATLMETFSIDEESGPRNRAMLETFYSTGIRLSELVALNVNDLSPNEGVIRVQGKGRKERIVPIGSRALGAIEAYLAVVPFRQYHEEHRPLFLNRFGKRLTTRTVARIVTRAASRLSKGPRVTPHALRHTFATHLLDGGADLRVIQELLGHVRLSTTQRYTHVTTDRLIEVYDRAHPRAKKAKG, encoded by the coding sequence ATGGTGTCGGCAAAACGATCCTTTATAGAATATCTGCAGGTCGAGCGAGGGAGTTCGGCGCATACCGTACGAAACTATTGGTCCGACCTGGAACAGTTCGAGCGGTTTTTAGTACCGTCTGCCGAAAGCGCAAGAGGTTTGCCCGGTGAGCAGCTACAAGAGTTGACGGAAGAACCAACATGGAGCGAGGTTGAGCCGCTGAAAATACGGGCTTACCTAGTCCATTTGCGGCAGACGGGTATCCAAAAATCATCCATCGCTCGCAAACTGGCGGTGATCCGCACCTTTTTCAAGTATCTCCAAAGGGAGGGTCGGTTAAAGAACAATCCCGCCCGGCTGGTGGCAACGCCGAAGCTGGAACATCGTCTTCCGGCGTTTCTTACGGTGGACGACGCCGCGACGCTGATGGAGACATTCTCCATCGATGAGGAAAGCGGCCCGCGGAACCGGGCCATGCTGGAAACCTTCTATTCAACCGGAATTCGCCTGAGCGAACTGGTTGCGCTGAACGTCAACGACCTTTCTCCGAATGAAGGGGTGATTCGAGTCCAAGGCAAGGGCCGCAAAGAGCGGATTGTTCCGATCGGTTCCAGGGCGCTCGGTGCGATCGAGGCGTACCTGGCGGTGGTTCCCTTTCGTCAATACCACGAAGAGCATCGTCCTCTTTTTCTGAATCGTTTCGGGAAGCGACTGACGACGCGAACGGTGGCCCGAATCGTGACCCGGGCGGCTTCACGGCTTTCCAAGGGTCCGCGGGTTACGCCGCACGCCCTTCGCCACACCTTTGCGACGCATCTTTTAGACGGCGGCGCGGACCTTCGAGTGATCCAGGAGTTGCTGGGACACGTACGGCTTTCCACTACGCAACGGTATACCCATGTCACGACGGACAGGCTGATCGAGGTCTACGACCGGGCGCATCCCCGGGCCAAAAAAGCAAAAGGGTAA
- a CDS encoding TIGR02266 family protein — translation MATIPKVPPPEKRRYPRAPISIRIQYHQPQKGIQEGFTAIMGGGGLFIDTVSPLPIGTPVHLEFGLPGQVGAVRVDGQVAWVRSDFDPKGFSPGMGIQFRKINESDREKIVQFVMRVLLGQSESHP, via the coding sequence ATGGCGACGATTCCAAAAGTCCCGCCTCCTGAAAAGCGGAGGTACCCGCGCGCCCCGATTTCGATTCGGATCCAGTACCACCAGCCCCAGAAGGGGATCCAGGAAGGATTTACGGCGATCATGGGCGGCGGCGGTTTGTTCATCGATACCGTTTCCCCGCTTCCCATTGGAACGCCCGTCCATCTGGAGTTCGGCCTTCCGGGCCAAGTGGGTGCGGTCCGAGTGGACGGTCAGGTGGCATGGGTCCGTTCCGATTTTGATCCGAAGGGTTTTTCTCCCGGGATGGGAATTCAATTTCGAAAGATCAACGAGTCCGACCGTGAAAAAATCGTGCAATTCGTCATGCGCGTTCTGCTGGGCCAATCGGAGAGCCATCCATGA